From Luteococcus japonicus, one genomic window encodes:
- a CDS encoding amino acid ABC transporter permease encodes MSTSTNSPASGTDVIDAIPVRHPWRSVAAVFVALVLAMLAHQLVTNPAFDWSFTFDAMRQVPVAKGFWFGVMLVTIGAMVIGVIGGVLLAIMRMSPNKLLSGVAFAYAWFFRSIPRYVLLSILGGAGAFFPQGVGIGIPYGAQLMNLFGVDNSLKIATLDANQLFTGYLGAILGLAMSEAAYFSEIARSGIISVDKGQHEAATALGMTRGQAMRRIILPQAMRVIIPPMGNETIAMFKDTSLLIALPLAGEMLFQLRSIGTNYYKMIPVYMAASLYYLITTTIMMIGQSWLEKRFGRGHAPLDYTGGDH; translated from the coding sequence GTGAGCACCTCGACGAACTCCCCGGCCTCCGGTACCGACGTGATCGACGCCATTCCGGTCCGCCACCCCTGGCGTTCCGTGGCGGCCGTCTTCGTGGCCCTGGTCCTGGCGATGCTGGCGCACCAGCTGGTGACCAACCCGGCCTTCGACTGGAGCTTCACCTTCGACGCGATGCGTCAGGTGCCCGTCGCCAAGGGCTTCTGGTTCGGCGTGATGCTGGTCACCATCGGCGCCATGGTCATCGGCGTGATCGGCGGCGTCCTCCTGGCCATCATGCGGATGAGCCCCAACAAGCTGCTCAGCGGCGTCGCCTTCGCCTATGCGTGGTTCTTCCGCTCGATCCCCCGCTACGTCCTGCTGTCCATCCTGGGTGGCGCCGGCGCCTTCTTCCCGCAGGGCGTGGGCATCGGCATCCCCTACGGTGCACAGCTGATGAACCTCTTCGGCGTCGACAACTCCCTCAAGATCGCCACTCTGGACGCCAACCAGCTCTTCACCGGTTATCTGGGTGCCATTCTGGGCCTGGCGATGAGCGAGGCCGCCTACTTCAGCGAGATTGCTCGCTCCGGCATCATCAGCGTCGACAAGGGCCAGCACGAGGCTGCGACCGCCCTGGGCATGACCCGTGGCCAGGCCATGCGTCGCATCATCCTGCCCCAGGCGATGCGCGTGATCATCCCCCCGATGGGCAACGAGACCATCGCGATGTTCAAGGACACCTCGCTGCTGATCGCCCTGCCGCTGGCCGGGGAGATGCTCTTCCAGCTGCGCAGCATCGGCACCAACTACTACAAGATGATTCCGGTCTACATGGCGGCCAGCCTGTACTACCTGATCACCACGACGATCATGATGATCGGCCAGAGCTGGCTGGAGAAGCGCTTCGGCCGCGGCCACGCACCCCTCGATTACACCGGAGGCGACCACTGA
- a CDS encoding YihY/virulence factor BrkB family protein — MSNETTPDETRRKAETAPHPEDPRKPSSPAQVKKPGWKFTAKNAWREFSDDQCTDLAAALTYYTVMALFPGMMALVSLLALFGQSEGGIDQLMALVKELAPGDAVSQIEGPLTQMVNSRGTGLALVIGLASALWSASGYVGAFGRAMNKVYETREGRPMVKLRATNLAITLFITLVAALMLVALVVSGPVAEAIGNVVGLGSQTVTVWNIAKWPVMLALLILMVAVLYHFTPNVRQPKFKWLSVGAGVAILVWILGSVLFALYVTHAGNYSKTYGALAGVIIMLLWLWLTNLALLFGAEVDSELERARELQAGMHAEKELQLPPRDVTGIEKIQEKDAKAVEEAREVRLQATGGQLPPEDQDAARAMRTKKGYDEDGFVSED, encoded by the coding sequence GTGAGCAACGAGACCACACCAGACGAGACCCGCCGCAAGGCTGAGACCGCGCCTCACCCCGAGGATCCACGCAAGCCCTCCTCGCCCGCCCAGGTCAAGAAGCCTGGGTGGAAGTTCACCGCCAAGAATGCCTGGCGCGAGTTCAGCGACGACCAGTGCACGGACCTGGCGGCCGCTCTCACCTACTACACGGTGATGGCGCTCTTCCCCGGCATGATGGCCCTGGTCTCCCTGCTCGCCCTGTTCGGCCAGTCCGAGGGCGGCATCGACCAGCTGATGGCACTGGTGAAGGAATTGGCTCCGGGCGATGCCGTGAGCCAGATCGAGGGGCCGCTCACCCAGATGGTCAACTCCCGCGGCACCGGCCTTGCGCTGGTCATCGGTCTCGCCTCGGCCCTGTGGTCGGCATCCGGTTATGTCGGCGCCTTCGGCAGGGCCATGAACAAGGTCTATGAGACCCGCGAGGGGCGCCCGATGGTCAAACTGCGCGCCACCAACCTGGCCATCACCCTGTTCATCACCCTGGTGGCCGCCCTGATGCTGGTGGCCCTGGTCGTCAGCGGGCCGGTGGCCGAGGCCATTGGCAATGTCGTCGGGCTGGGTTCCCAGACCGTGACCGTGTGGAACATCGCCAAGTGGCCGGTCATGCTGGCCCTGCTCATCCTGATGGTCGCGGTCCTCTACCACTTCACGCCGAATGTCCGGCAGCCCAAGTTCAAGTGGCTCTCGGTGGGTGCCGGCGTCGCGATCCTGGTCTGGATCCTTGGCTCGGTGCTCTTCGCCCTCTACGTGACGCACGCCGGCAACTACTCCAAGACCTACGGCGCACTGGCGGGCGTGATCATCATGCTGCTGTGGCTGTGGCTCACCAACCTGGCGCTGCTCTTCGGCGCGGAGGTTGACTCCGAGCTGGAGCGGGCTCGCGAACTGCAGGCCGGAATGCACGCGGAGAAGGAGCTGCAGCTGCCGCCCCGCGACGTCACCGGGATCGAGAAGATCCAGGAGAAGGACGCCAAGGCCGTCGAGGAGGCCCGTGAGGTGCGGCTCCAGGCCACCGGCGGCCAGCTTCCGCCCGAGGACCAGGATGCGGCGCGCGCGATGCGCACCAAGAAGGGCTACGACGAGGATGGCTTCGTCTCCGAGGACTGA
- the ruvX gene encoding Holliday junction resolvase RuvX, with amino-acid sequence MLLALDWGMARIGVAACDAQRILAYPVDTIQNTPKDPAQVMRRVRELVAEYEPVEVVLGLPISLQGDEGIAARAMREVAKSLAVELGDVALTLVDERLTSATAHQRLSQAGKNSRQRRGMIDQMAAVAILEQALAEGNGTTSEEL; translated from the coding sequence GTGCTGCTGGCCCTCGACTGGGGCATGGCCAGGATCGGCGTCGCCGCATGCGACGCGCAACGGATCCTGGCCTACCCCGTGGACACCATCCAGAACACCCCGAAGGACCCGGCACAGGTGATGCGCCGGGTGCGTGAGCTGGTGGCCGAGTACGAGCCCGTCGAGGTGGTGCTCGGGCTGCCCATCAGCCTGCAGGGCGACGAGGGGATCGCGGCACGCGCCATGCGTGAGGTGGCGAAATCCCTTGCCGTCGAGCTGGGGGACGTAGCCTTGACGCTGGTGGACGAACGGCTGACCAGCGCCACGGCCCACCAGCGGCTTTCCCAGGCGGGGAAGAATTCGCGCCAGCGGCGCGGCATGATCGACCAGATGGCGGCAGTTGCCATTCTGGAACAGGCCCTCGCCGAGGGAAATGGCACTACATCGGAGGAACTGTGA
- the mltG gene encoding endolytic transglycosylase MltG, which yields MSGLFMDNNGNRDWKKIWYHGRSAFAVLLSLAVLFGGAWFVYDKASTAYTSYKTADDYAGEGVKEIVITIPEGSSGTDMGNLLVKNGVVKSRKAFLKAYAKNEKSKTIQAGTFKLRTEIPADRAVEMLVDPAYQVHNRVTVPESLRLKDQFALLSKKTKIPVAQFEAAAKNPQALGFPKYVKSVEGFLFPQTYEIGQKPTATSILKLMAKEYNAVAARQELVSGAEELDRTPAEIITVASILEAEAQEKDMPMVAGIIYNRLDQYMPLGLDSTSYYATNTPLGKPLPKDFTKIPSPYNTYLNTGLPPGPIGAPGEKAIKAALHPTKSDNLYWVTINYQTKETVFSSNKEDHDKAVGKFEAWCKTAKDKSGCPVS from the coding sequence GTGAGCGGTCTGTTCATGGACAACAACGGCAACCGGGACTGGAAGAAGATCTGGTACCACGGCCGTAGCGCGTTCGCGGTGCTGCTGAGTCTGGCGGTGCTCTTTGGTGGGGCGTGGTTCGTCTACGACAAGGCGAGCACGGCCTACACCAGCTACAAGACCGCCGACGACTATGCCGGTGAGGGTGTCAAGGAGATCGTCATCACCATCCCGGAGGGCTCCAGCGGTACGGACATGGGCAACCTGCTGGTGAAGAACGGTGTGGTGAAGTCCCGAAAGGCCTTCCTCAAGGCCTATGCGAAGAATGAGAAGTCCAAGACCATCCAGGCAGGCACCTTCAAGTTGCGCACCGAGATCCCCGCGGACCGGGCCGTCGAGATGCTGGTGGATCCGGCCTACCAGGTGCACAATCGGGTCACCGTGCCGGAGTCGTTGCGCCTGAAGGACCAGTTCGCCCTGCTGAGCAAGAAGACCAAGATCCCGGTGGCGCAGTTCGAGGCCGCGGCGAAGAATCCGCAGGCACTGGGCTTCCCCAAGTATGTGAAGAGTGTCGAGGGATTCCTCTTCCCGCAGACCTATGAGATCGGCCAGAAGCCCACCGCCACGTCGATCCTGAAGCTGATGGCCAAGGAGTACAACGCCGTCGCCGCCCGCCAGGAACTGGTCTCCGGGGCTGAAGAACTGGACCGTACGCCGGCGGAGATCATCACCGTCGCGTCCATCCTGGAGGCCGAGGCCCAGGAGAAGGACATGCCGATGGTGGCGGGCATCATCTACAACCGCCTGGACCAGTACATGCCGCTGGGGCTGGACTCCACGAGTTACTACGCGACGAACACCCCGCTGGGCAAGCCGTTGCCGAAGGACTTCACCAAGATCCCGAGTCCGTACAACACCTACCTGAACACCGGGCTGCCCCCGGGCCCGATCGGGGCGCCCGGCGAGAAGGCGATCAAGGCCGCGCTGCACCCCACCAAGAGCGACAACCTCTACTGGGTGACCATCAACTACCAGACCAAGGAGACGGTCTTCTCCTCGAACAAGGAGGACCACGACAAGGCGGTGGGCAAGTTCGAGGCCTGGTGCAAGACGGCCAAGGACAAGTCGGGTTGCCCGGTATCCTGA
- a CDS encoding ABC transporter substrate-binding protein — protein sequence MKRPAGAALAVSVISTVLVASGCATNLSGSGLPTSSSSVNLAPITADQALFAKLPARVQSNKKLVVGTSPTYKPVEFLEGEKVSGLDIDLFDAVGERLGVEVEWQQSQFDQILIGIQAKKYDAGVSAFTVTPERTKTVNMVSYLSAGSLWTVQKGNPKKVEAGKPCGLTVAVQTGVVQEMEMKAAQSKCGDNKINLLSFSDQGEATAALVTGRAQVMAADSPIALYAAKMNEGTIEQLGEPYDAAPYGAVVRKEDAELADAMKDALEDLKESGHYDAILAKWNQNDGAIDAFEVNPS from the coding sequence ATGAAGCGTCCAGCAGGAGCGGCCCTCGCCGTCTCCGTCATCAGCACGGTGCTCGTCGCCAGCGGCTGTGCCACCAACCTGAGCGGATCCGGCCTGCCGACCAGCTCTTCTTCCGTCAACCTCGCGCCCATCACCGCAGACCAGGCACTGTTCGCCAAGCTGCCCGCGCGGGTGCAGTCCAACAAGAAGCTGGTGGTGGGCACCAGCCCCACCTACAAGCCCGTCGAGTTCCTGGAGGGCGAGAAGGTGAGTGGCCTTGACATCGACCTCTTCGACGCCGTCGGTGAACGGCTCGGCGTCGAGGTCGAGTGGCAGCAGAGCCAGTTCGACCAGATCCTGATCGGCATCCAGGCCAAGAAGTACGACGCGGGGGTCAGCGCCTTCACCGTCACGCCCGAGCGCACCAAGACGGTGAACATGGTCAGCTACCTCTCGGCGGGTTCCCTGTGGACCGTGCAGAAGGGCAACCCGAAGAAGGTCGAGGCCGGCAAGCCGTGCGGCCTGACCGTCGCCGTCCAGACCGGCGTGGTGCAGGAGATGGAGATGAAGGCCGCCCAGTCGAAGTGCGGCGACAACAAGATCAACCTGCTCAGCTTCTCCGACCAGGGCGAGGCCACGGCCGCCCTGGTCACCGGACGCGCCCAGGTGATGGCGGCCGACTCCCCCATCGCCCTGTACGCCGCCAAGATGAACGAGGGCACCATCGAGCAACTGGGCGAGCCCTATGACGCCGCCCCCTACGGCGCTGTGGTCCGCAAGGAGGACGCCGAACTGGCCGACGCGATGAAGGACGCCCTGGAGGACCTCAAGGAGTCCGGCCACTACGACGCGATCCTCGCCAAGTGGAACCAGAACGACGGCGCCATCGACGCCTTTGAGGTGAACCCCTCGTGA
- a CDS encoding glycoside hydrolase domain-containing protein, with translation MTVARSPAAAEGPGEHRANYPQNPARAEMLLTTPLFPRVVLHRGNGVDIVIEAPEASAENAYIAGARVNGRQWHKSWIPERIMNQGVVLRFDLDDAPNHAWGSRPRDLPVDRHK, from the coding sequence GTGACCGTCGCACGGTCCCCGGCGGCCGCAGAAGGCCCCGGTGAGCACCGAGCCAACTACCCACAGAACCCGGCCCGGGCAGAGATGCTCTTGACGACGCCTCTCTTCCCGAGGGTCGTCCTCCATCGTGGCAATGGCGTCGACATCGTCATCGAGGCACCGGAGGCATCGGCCGAGAATGCCTACATCGCCGGAGCCCGAGTCAACGGGCGCCAGTGGCACAAGTCGTGGATCCCGGAGCGGATCATGAATCAGGGTGTTGTCCTCCGGTTCGACCTGGATGACGCGCCCAATCATGCATGGGGAAGCCGCCCGCGGGATCTTCCCGTGGACCG
- the alaS gene encoding alanine--tRNA ligase, whose translation MKAAEIGRRYLDFFAGREHAVVPSASLLYNDPTLLFVNAGMVPFKPFFTGEEPAPWKRAVSNQKCVRTLDIEEVGKTTRHGTFFQMLGNFSFGDYFKKEAIQYAWELVTTEQHNGGFGFDPEKVWVTVLGPGFHPDYPEGDKEAIEYWLQAGIPREHIQGRSLKDNYWNMGVPGPGGPCSEIYIDRGAEFGKDGGPEADEDRFLEIWNLVFQQEDLSAVRAKDDFDIARQLPTQNIDTGAGLERISYLLQGKKNMYEIDEVFPVIELAAKMAGKAYGKDPEDDVRLRVVGDHVRSSLMLMTDGVTPGNEARGYVLRRLLRRSVRSMRLLGVTDPVLPELLTVSKGLMEVSYPDVADQWDRVLPVATNEEQAFRRTLTQGTQLFDLAVADVKGSGSPKLGGDKAFQLHDTFGFPIDLTLEMASEAGLDVDIEGFGSLMDEQRNRAKADAKAKKGGTVSHEAYRALREQGETPFLGYTELSLPTTLRGIIADGQVSDRAQAGQTVELVLAETPFYAESGGQDSDAGTIVVDGVSLDVLDVQRPVPGLVVHKVQVPEGVDFGAGSEAKAIVDAQYRLGACQAHTATHVLGAALRELVGPTATQAGSYNKPGYLRFDYSSQQSMGEAMRLEIEERCQQALRENLEFRASELPLAEARARGAQAMFGEKYPEIVRMVELGDGSWSRELCGGTHVASTAQIGMIDILSEQSIGSGARRFEALVSTDAFKHLAGERALVNGLTDILKTRPEQLTERVEKLVADLKAAEKQIADLKAKQLMAGIGDILATAHDVNGYTVLTQQVPGVGGNELRNLATELRGRLGDVASVVALIGGTDEKPVLIVATGQAARDKGAKAGALVRVAAEKLGGKGGGKDDMAQGGGTNGAAAPEALAALEAALQG comes from the coding sequence ATGAAAGCCGCCGAGATCGGTCGTCGCTACCTGGACTTCTTCGCAGGCAGGGAGCACGCCGTGGTGCCCAGCGCCTCGCTGCTCTACAACGACCCCACGCTGCTCTTCGTCAATGCCGGCATGGTGCCCTTCAAGCCCTTCTTCACGGGCGAGGAGCCTGCACCGTGGAAGCGAGCGGTGAGCAACCAGAAGTGTGTGCGCACGCTGGACATCGAGGAGGTCGGCAAGACCACCCGGCATGGCACCTTCTTCCAGATGCTCGGCAACTTCTCCTTCGGTGACTACTTCAAGAAGGAGGCCATCCAGTACGCCTGGGAGCTGGTCACCACGGAGCAGCACAACGGTGGCTTCGGCTTCGATCCGGAGAAGGTCTGGGTGACGGTGCTCGGCCCCGGCTTCCACCCCGACTACCCGGAGGGTGACAAGGAGGCCATCGAGTACTGGCTGCAGGCCGGCATTCCGCGCGAGCACATCCAGGGACGTTCCTTGAAGGACAACTACTGGAACATGGGCGTGCCCGGCCCGGGTGGCCCCTGCAGCGAGATCTACATCGACCGTGGTGCCGAGTTCGGCAAGGACGGCGGCCCCGAGGCCGACGAGGACCGCTTCCTGGAGATCTGGAACCTCGTCTTCCAACAGGAGGACCTGTCTGCGGTGCGTGCGAAGGACGACTTCGACATCGCCCGTCAGCTGCCCACCCAGAACATCGACACCGGCGCGGGCCTGGAGCGCATCTCCTACCTGCTGCAGGGCAAGAAGAACATGTACGAGATCGACGAGGTCTTCCCCGTCATCGAGCTCGCCGCCAAGATGGCCGGCAAGGCCTATGGCAAGGACCCCGAGGACGATGTGCGGCTGCGCGTGGTGGGCGACCACGTGCGCAGTTCTCTGATGCTGATGACCGACGGTGTCACCCCCGGCAACGAGGCCCGCGGCTACGTGCTGCGCCGCCTGCTGCGCCGTAGCGTGCGCTCGATGCGCCTGCTGGGTGTCACCGACCCGGTGCTGCCCGAACTGCTCACGGTGTCCAAGGGCCTGATGGAGGTCTCCTACCCGGACGTTGCCGACCAGTGGGACCGCGTGCTCCCGGTGGCGACCAATGAGGAACAGGCCTTCCGTCGCACCCTCACCCAGGGAACCCAGCTTTTCGATCTGGCCGTGGCCGACGTCAAGGGCTCCGGATCCCCCAAGCTCGGCGGTGACAAGGCCTTCCAGCTGCACGACACCTTCGGCTTCCCGATCGACCTCACGCTGGAGATGGCCTCCGAGGCCGGTCTGGACGTCGACATCGAGGGCTTCGGGTCCCTGATGGATGAGCAGCGCAACCGCGCAAAGGCCGACGCGAAGGCCAAGAAGGGCGGCACGGTCAGCCATGAAGCCTACCGCGCACTGCGCGAACAGGGTGAGACGCCCTTCCTGGGCTACACCGAGTTGAGCCTGCCGACGACCCTGCGCGGGATCATCGCCGACGGGCAGGTGAGTGACCGGGCGCAGGCGGGACAGACCGTCGAGCTGGTGCTGGCGGAGACGCCCTTCTACGCCGAGTCCGGCGGTCAGGACTCCGACGCCGGCACCATCGTCGTCGACGGTGTGAGCCTCGACGTGCTGGACGTGCAGCGCCCGGTTCCCGGACTGGTGGTGCACAAGGTGCAGGTGCCGGAGGGTGTCGACTTCGGCGCCGGATCGGAGGCCAAGGCCATCGTCGACGCCCAGTACCGGCTGGGCGCCTGCCAGGCGCACACCGCCACCCACGTGCTGGGTGCCGCGCTGCGCGAACTCGTCGGCCCCACGGCCACCCAGGCCGGTTCGTACAACAAGCCCGGCTACCTGCGCTTCGACTACTCCAGCCAGCAGTCGATGGGTGAGGCGATGCGCCTGGAGATCGAGGAGCGTTGCCAGCAGGCCCTGCGGGAGAACCTGGAATTCCGCGCCAGCGAGCTGCCCCTTGCCGAGGCCCGTGCCCGGGGGGCGCAGGCGATGTTCGGGGAGAAGTACCCCGAGATCGTGCGGATGGTGGAACTGGGAGACGGTTCCTGGAGCCGCGAGCTGTGTGGCGGCACGCACGTCGCCAGCACCGCGCAGATCGGGATGATCGACATCCTGTCCGAGCAGTCCATCGGTTCCGGCGCCCGACGTTTCGAGGCGCTGGTCAGCACTGACGCCTTCAAGCACCTGGCCGGGGAGCGCGCCCTGGTCAACGGCCTGACCGACATCCTCAAGACCCGTCCGGAGCAGCTGACCGAGCGCGTGGAGAAGCTCGTCGCGGACCTCAAGGCCGCGGAGAAGCAGATCGCCGACCTCAAGGCCAAGCAGCTGATGGCGGGCATCGGTGACATCCTCGCCACCGCCCACGACGTCAACGGCTACACGGTGCTCACCCAGCAGGTTCCGGGGGTGGGCGGCAATGAGCTGCGCAACCTCGCGACCGAGCTGCGTGGCCGACTGGGGGACGTCGCCAGCGTCGTCGCCCTGATTGGCGGCACCGACGAGAAGCCCGTGCTGATCGTCGCCACCGGCCAGGCAGCCCGCGACAAGGGCGCCAAGGCTGGCGCCCTGGTCCGCGTCGCCGCGGAGAAGCTCGGTGGCAAGGGCGGCGGCAAGGACGACATGGCGCAGGGTGGTGGCACCAACGGTGCGGCCGCCCCCGAGGCGCTGGCCGCCCTCGAAGCCGCGCTGCAGGGTTGA
- a CDS encoding SDR family oxidoreductase — MKIQPGRPSDDAFGPGIAPDDMATTMRVLDELAALELEHPDQIAFKQAVNRMNRTIRHRRKRVVRQPIEDHDNAILELTATGSPERIDDETAGIPLVSHAPGATAGELKEPRSCYICKTEYTTVDAFYHWLCPECAAFSHTKRDQRCDLSGRRALLTGGRAKIGMYIALRLLRDGADLTITTRFPHDAARRFSSLPDSAEWIDRLSIVGIDLRDPTQVVSLADEVAAGGPLDILINNAAQTVRRSPGAYSHLVEGEKAPLPSDARLPRILTFDRISEAHPAALVGAGAGLGGELALQSAAEMTSLALQAGNASLERHLAGTAIDAGGLLPDLATENSWTKTVDMVDPLEMLEVQLCNSTAPFILISRLREAMRASTARRKYVVNVSAMEGQFGRRYKGAGHPHTNMAKAALNMLTRTSAQEMFESDQILMTAVDTGWITDERPHDEKLRIAAEGWHAPLDLVDGAARVYDPVVMGEHGTDLYGVFLKDYKPFAW; from the coding sequence GTGAAGATTCAGCCCGGACGACCCAGTGACGACGCCTTCGGCCCGGGAATCGCCCCCGACGACATGGCCACCACGATGCGCGTGCTAGACGAGCTGGCGGCCCTGGAGCTGGAACACCCGGACCAGATCGCCTTCAAGCAGGCCGTCAACCGGATGAACCGCACCATCCGCCACCGTCGCAAGCGCGTGGTGCGCCAACCCATCGAGGACCACGACAACGCGATCCTCGAGCTCACCGCCACGGGATCGCCCGAGCGGATCGACGACGAGACCGCGGGCATCCCGTTGGTCTCGCACGCGCCCGGCGCCACCGCGGGTGAGCTCAAGGAGCCGCGCTCCTGCTACATCTGCAAGACGGAGTACACCACCGTCGATGCCTTCTACCACTGGCTCTGCCCCGAGTGCGCGGCCTTCAGCCACACCAAGCGGGACCAGCGTTGCGACCTCTCGGGCCGACGCGCGCTGCTGACCGGTGGCCGGGCCAAGATCGGGATGTACATCGCCCTACGCCTGTTGCGCGACGGCGCGGACCTGACCATCACCACTCGCTTCCCGCACGACGCCGCCCGGCGATTCAGCTCACTGCCGGACAGCGCCGAATGGATCGACCGGCTCAGCATCGTCGGGATCGACCTGCGCGACCCCACCCAGGTGGTCAGTCTGGCCGACGAGGTCGCCGCCGGTGGGCCGCTGGACATCCTGATCAACAATGCCGCCCAGACCGTGCGCCGCTCCCCCGGCGCCTACTCACACCTGGTGGAGGGCGAGAAGGCCCCACTGCCCAGCGATGCCCGCCTGCCGCGGATACTCACCTTTGACCGGATCAGCGAGGCCCACCCCGCTGCCCTCGTGGGCGCCGGAGCGGGACTCGGCGGAGAGCTGGCCCTCCAGTCCGCGGCGGAGATGACGTCCTTGGCCCTGCAGGCCGGCAACGCTTCGCTGGAGCGTCACCTCGCGGGCACCGCGATCGACGCGGGCGGCCTGCTGCCCGACCTGGCCACGGAGAATTCCTGGACCAAGACCGTCGACATGGTGGACCCGTTGGAGATGTTGGAGGTCCAGCTGTGCAATTCCACGGCCCCGTTCATCCTGATCAGCCGGTTGCGGGAGGCGATGCGGGCCAGTACCGCCCGTCGCAAGTACGTGGTGAACGTCTCGGCGATGGAGGGGCAGTTCGGCCGTCGTTACAAGGGCGCCGGGCACCCGCACACCAACATGGCCAAGGCCGCCCTGAACATGCTCACCCGCACCAGTGCACAGGAGATGTTCGAGAGCGACCAGATCCTGATGACCGCCGTCGACACCGGCTGGATCACCGATGAGCGTCCACATGACGAGAAGCTGCGGATCGCCGCCGAGGGCTGGCACGCGCCGCTCGACCTGGTGGACGGTGCCGCGCGCGTCTACGACCCCGTGGTGATGGGTGAACATGGCACCGACCTGTACGGCGTCTTCCTGAAGGACTACAAGCCCTTCGCCTGGTGA
- a CDS encoding DUF948 domain-containing protein, with protein MSWGEIAGLVAAAAAVVFVALCAVPLLKLGGVMDELRLAVRRLGEGTTPILDELKGTVSTTTREIARLSEVTEELAKMSRSASTMTEQAANVSTVVSTPLVKTAEVVGKGATAARDVGRRVQEHRPRRRARAVAGELEPGE; from the coding sequence ATGTCATGGGGAGAGATTGCTGGGCTTGTCGCCGCGGCCGCCGCGGTGGTCTTCGTCGCCTTGTGCGCCGTGCCCTTGCTCAAGCTCGGCGGCGTGATGGACGAGCTGCGCCTGGCCGTGCGAAGGCTGGGCGAGGGCACGACACCGATCCTCGACGAGCTCAAGGGCACCGTCTCCACGACGACGCGGGAGATTGCCCGGCTGAGTGAGGTCACCGAGGAGCTGGCAAAGATGAGCCGCAGCGCTTCCACCATGACCGAACAGGCTGCGAACGTCTCCACCGTCGTCAGCACCCCGCTGGTCAAGACGGCGGAGGTGGTGGGCAAGGGCGCCACGGCGGCCCGTGACGTCGGGAGACGGGTGCAGGAGCACCGCCCGCGCCGCCGGGCCCGCGCCGTTGCCGGCGAACTCGAACCGGGGGAGTGA
- a CDS encoding amino acid ABC transporter ATP-binding protein, which produces MSTATDAGRTGSDVQVRAVNVHKRFGNLEVLKGIDLEVRRGEVVVLLGPSGSGKTTFLRLINQMESLTGGRIWVDGELIGVEERDGKLYQRTDKDIARQRSSIGMVFQRFNLFPHKTALENVTEAPIVVKKTAKATAEARGRELLAQVGLEDRADSFPSHLSGGQQQRVAIARALAMDPDLMLFDEPTSALDPELVGEVLTVMKDLAGKGMTMIVVTHEIGFAREVADRVVFMDGGVVVEQGTPAEVIDNPREERTRAFLGRVNR; this is translated from the coding sequence ATGAGCACCGCCACTGATGCCGGGCGTACCGGCAGCGACGTGCAGGTGCGCGCCGTCAATGTGCACAAGCGCTTCGGCAACCTCGAGGTGTTGAAGGGAATCGACCTGGAGGTGCGTCGCGGCGAGGTCGTCGTGCTGCTCGGCCCGTCCGGCTCGGGCAAGACGACCTTTCTGCGCCTGATCAACCAGATGGAGTCCCTGACCGGTGGCCGCATCTGGGTCGACGGTGAGCTGATCGGCGTCGAGGAACGCGACGGGAAGCTGTACCAGCGCACCGACAAGGACATCGCGCGGCAGCGTTCCAGCATCGGCATGGTCTTCCAGCGCTTCAACCTGTTCCCCCACAAGACGGCGCTGGAGAACGTCACCGAGGCGCCGATCGTGGTCAAGAAGACCGCGAAAGCCACCGCTGAGGCGCGCGGCCGCGAGTTGCTGGCCCAGGTCGGCCTGGAGGACCGCGCCGATTCCTTCCCCAGCCACCTGTCCGGCGGGCAGCAGCAGCGCGTCGCCATTGCGCGGGCGCTGGCGATGGATCCGGATCTGATGCTCTTCGACGAGCCCACCTCCGCCTTGGACCCGGAGCTCGTCGGCGAGGTGCTGACCGTGATGAAGGACCTCGCTGGCAAGGGCATGACGATGATCGTGGTCACCCACGAGATCGGCTTCGCCCGCGAGGTGGCGGATCGGGTGGTCTTCATGGACGGCGGCGTGGTCGTCGAGCAGGGCACGCCTGCGGAGGTCATCGACAATCCCCGCGAGGAACGCACCAGAGCTTTCCTGGGACGCGTGAACCGCTGA